In Desulfobulbaceae bacterium, the DNA window CAGGTTCCTAATGATTGGCTGGTGGGCTATGGCCTGGATATGGCGCTACCAGGAGATGGAGAAACTCAAACGCTGCACCTCTTCCGTCAAGCGCTGCCCGGCGGTGTCTATGCCTTTAACAGCAACATTGAGGAACGGCTAGTACGCGAATACCGGCAAAGGCCAGCATGGGTTGCAGAGCAACTCTCGGCCTATATTTGCAAGGAGTAACAGACGGGAAACTACTCCCTAGTGATGGACTGGGGGTCGAGGGAGACAGACATCGCCCGCACCGGACAGACTGTCACACAGAGTCCGCAACCGGTGCATTTTTCCGGATCGAAAGGGACGGACATCTCTGGCCGTTTAACAGCCAAGGCGCCGGTAGGACAAAGTCCGGTGCAGGCCCCGCACTGAAAGCACTTCTCTTCATCGCGGTTTACCACCGTGGCCAGACTCTCCACCGAGACACCCTGTTTCTTGAGATAACTGATCCCCGCCTGAACATTCTTTTTATGTCCGGAGAGTTCCAACACCATGAGTCCGTCCTGTTGAAGAAAGATGTCCGCCTTCAAGATATTAAATTCAATATCGTAGTGCTTAACGAGGTTGTAGATGATGGGCTGATCAATGCTTTCCTTTGGAAATCTCAACAAATACATTCTGTTATACATAAAAAAGGTATCCTCTACGCGGGTAGTGCGCTCCGAGTCACAGCCTCGGCGCGGGCGTTTTGCACCAACATTGCCAGCCGGGCAATCAAAGTATCAACCGGGGCGTCAGTGTCAATAGTGATCAACTCTCCGGACGCCAATTCGTCCGGTCGTTCAAAACGGTCTTTTTGTTTAAGATAGATCTCCCATCTGCCATCAGACACCGCCCTCGGGTCGAGCGCCCTTTGGGCCATGCGCTCTTGTAAGAGCGACTCAGGACAACAGCACTCGATAAATATCACGGTCGCCTCGTGAGTCCGAGCAATCTCCTGCACCCGAAGCCGCTCACCCTTGCTCTGATACGAACCATCAAGGACCACCGAGCGCCTGACTCGGAGATCGGCCTCAGCATGAGCCAGCAGTGCGTCGTACGTTTTCCTCGAAAACTCTGCCGTATAGATGCCAGCGTTGAAAGATTCCCTTTGCTGCGTGCTAACTGCCAAGCCAGCCAACTCCTTCCTGACCCGATCAGAGTTATACGAGTTAATCCCCAAACTCTGTGCCCAAGCCTCGGCCAGGGTACTTTTGCCCGAAGCGATCAGCCCAAAAAACACATACAAAGTCTGATTTCTTGAATTGTCATCGTCCGTTAATTGAAGATCAGACACGATTACAGCTCCTGCTGCCAACACTCTGAGCACACCACCATAGTGTTGGGTTACGGCCTGACGGCCTGACCCAATCTACAATAGGCGAACATTGAAAACAGAGGGAATCAAGCACTGGCATACCGGGTCGCCAAGTCAAAGTATTGCTTAGCCTGGGCAAGACACACCGTCTTGGTCTCAGCATCAACCTCAGGGGCATGGGCGGTAAACAGGCCGATCTTGCCGCGGACATAGGCCCGGTAGCACTTGTAA includes these proteins:
- a CDS encoding 4Fe-4S dicluster domain-containing protein, whose product is MYNRMYLLRFPKESIDQPIIYNLVKHYDIEFNILKADIFLQQDGLMVLELSGHKKNVQAGISYLKKQGVSVESLATVVNRDEEKCFQCGACTGLCPTGALAVKRPEMSVPFDPEKCTGCGLCVTVCPVRAMSVSLDPQSITRE
- a CDS encoding AAA family ATPase, which produces MGSGRQAVTQHYGGVLRVLAAGAVIVSDLQLTDDDNSRNQTLYVFFGLIASGKSTLAEAWAQSLGINSYNSDRVRKELAGLAVSTQQRESFNAGIYTAEFSRKTYDALLAHAEADLRVRRSVVLDGSYQSKGERLRVQEIARTHEATVIFIECCCPESLLQERMAQRALDPRAVSDGRWEIYLKQKDRFERPDELASGELITIDTDAPVDTLIARLAMLVQNARAEAVTRSALPA